The nucleotide sequence CAAGGAAGAACACAAGATTCCAAAGGAACTGGAACATCTTCGTGAGAAGTACTCATCGATTTGCAGATTGTTCAGCTACAAGGAACTCGGTCGCATGACGTCCGACTTCTCACCAGGTTCAGTTCCACCCTTCTTTGGTCATCTCTCTGTTAATGTTGTCATCCTTTGATCTGATTGCTGATATAACACACACTACAGAGCAACTGATAGGTAAGGGAGGCAGCAGCCGTGTTTACAAGGGCTGTCTTCCTGATGGCAAGGAATTGGCAGTGAAGATTCTGAAGCACTCTGAAGATGTAATGAATGAATTCATATCAGAAATTGAGATCATCACAGCCTTGCATCACAAGAACATCATTTCGCTGTTTGGATTCTGCTTCGAGAACAAAGACCTTGTGTTGGTCTATGATTTCCTGTCAAGAGGCAGCTTAGAGGACAACCTTCATGGTAGGTTTACATCCATTACCAGTTCAATTTGCAGGGTCTTGCCACTGTGTCTTGAACTCGGAATCATTGATCGATGTCAGGTGAGAGTTCCAACAAGCATACTTTGAGTTGGGCTGAGAGGTTCAAGGTGGCAGCGGGCACTGCCGAGGCACTGGATTACCTGCACGGTGGTGCCGGCAATATGCAGCCCGTGATCCACCGAGATGTGAAGTCCTCCAACATCCTCCTTTCTGAAGACTTCGAACCGCAGGTATCCTGCTCTTCTATGTTTCAATCCCATATTGAGATATGTATGGGTGATTGATCACAGTGTTGTTTTGTTGTCTCACCATCCTGCAGTTGGCTGATTTCGGCCTGGCGAAATGGGCATCAGCTTCAGCATCACAACTGATATGCAATGATGTTGCAGGAACATTTGGGTTAGTCATGGATGAAGAATTCTCATGAGATTTCTTTAGGCATCTGATCATCTAACAAGTAGGAACTGTTTGTGTGCAGGTATTTGGCTCCAGAATACTTCATGTATGGAAAAGTCAACGAAAAGATCGATGTCTATGCGTTTGGGGTGGTGCTTCTTGAGCTCATTTCAGGAAGGAAGCCTGTCACCACAGGGTGCTCCAAGGGCCCGGAGAGCTTGGTTATGCGGGTATGTCCTCTAATCTTTAAGCGTTCATGGATTTAACTAGCTTTGTCCGAGTTGTGTGGCATCCAATACATGAACCATAGGAGGGTCTTACAATGTAGTGAATTGGAGATGTCTCACATTCTATCTTCTACAAAATCCTATGGCTCCATTCATACCAGCGCTAACGGACTGGATGCCGttagttctaggatgggtgacccctcaaACGTTCTTGTGTTGCACCCATTCTAAGTATAAAGACCTTATAGAAACATAAACAAGAATATGGTACCTTGATTGCAGGCAACACGAATTCTTCAAGCTggagaagtcaaggagcttgtggATCCATGTTTAGGAACTTGCTATGACAAAGCTGAGTTGGAGCGGATGATGCTTGCTGCTTCCCTTTGCATCAAACGAGCCCCTCGTTCTCGACCCCAAATAGCACTTGTAAGACCTCCTCATGATCTGGTTTTACCGATCGAGACATCTTGTGCTTATGCTGCAACAACAGGGATTCAAATGCTGTTTGACTCAGGTGTCGAAGCTGCTGCAAGGTGACAATGATGATGTGCTGCGGTGGGCGAGATCACAGGTCAGCACTTCAGAGGAGTTGGAGGGATTGGACGATGAAGCAGCCGTGTTCCAAAGCAACAGCAACATCCAGTCTCATATTAATCTTGCGCTGCAGGATATAGACGATGAATCGATGTCGATCAGCAGCACAGAGCGACTGAACATGTCCTGGGAGGAGTATCTACAGGGGAGATGGAGTCGCTCCTCGAGCTTTGATTGACTGTCTGGTTGATGATTGATCCCATTCTATCCTCTAATTTGATGTTCTTGTTGGATTATAGGAAAAGGGATTGGATGAGAGGTGATATACGTACCCTCCTCCTCCCATGTGTAATGTTCTGAATGGACCAGCTGCTTTCCTCAACCAAAGGATGAGGAACACATACACAGTGTTCAGGGCTTACAGGGGTGAATCTTCGAACTTTCTTTTGAACTCACGATTTGTGTCTGAAGAAGAGAATTAAACATACTGCATCAGTTCATCCTTCATCTGGGGTGAATGTTTCGTTGATGGATCCCTGGTTATACAAAAGATATTTAATGAGAGAATAGACTACAAAACcttatatcaaaactacaatacgaGTAGCAGCTTGAACAAACGTTACAAAGAATGTGTGAGGTAGAGGTGCTACATTGCACAACTCAAACTCATGCTGTTTATGAGACTTGGATGAAACAATCTGATGATCGACTGGAAACCCAAATCATCAAAAGCATGTAACTTGGATGAAACAACATCTTCAAATCTCCAATACAATACATGGCAAAAGATCATACATTTAGCAGAGCTGCAGAATAACAATGCTAATTGCAACCACTCAACTGGAGTCAATAAGATACTGCCCCTCAGAGACATCTTGAAGCAACTGGAGTCCAAATCAGAAAGCAATCTGCTAGCAATCACCAAGTAACGACTTACCTGTTGGTTTGAACAAAGTTCCCCACATGAGCAGGTTCTTCTGAGACATTCTTCATTAAGCATCCAATTCAAATACTGATCACTGCAGCCCAAACTGGCATCAGAAGGACGCTTACGGTGGCAAAACCATTGTCTATTCAGAAATAACAAGTGAAAACTAATGTCAAGAGAAAAAGAATCAAGAAAAACTGGGATGAGCATCTAAAAGAATAGAAGAACCAGGATCATGTGATGTAGCTAGACAGCATAAgaactcaaaaagaaaaataaaaagaatatgatTAAGAGTGTTGACTGCAGAATTCATTGACATTGTCATCCATTCTAGCTCTATTTCACTTGGACATTCTACTATGAAAGCTCAAGGTTAAGTAAAGATAACATATTTAAAGCCTGCTCGTTGCCAAAAGCAGGGTCTGGTATTCTGGTTTAAGTGTTGACATAAAATATGCAAAGAAACTCTCAAACATTCCACAAAATGATGTTTCTAGTTGCACAACTATCATGCAAAGaactataatttttcttttttccactGAAGCATCGTTGCAACATGATTTTTTATCAACAGACAGGTAGCAAGCAATGAACGAATAGTAAACAACATAGTTCTACAGAAAACAAATGGTAATATCACCTGAAACCTCATCAATTGTCTGACTTTTCCAATTGCGATTAAGATACAAGTTGGACTCGATATGTGTCCAAGGGGCTGGCTGTGCAGCTGCAAATTTAGCAAGGACATGCACCCAAAAAATTGTTACGTACAATCCAAGGACATGATTTGGTGATTCACATTATATGAGAGCAAATGGGCTCAGAACTCCTTTACCAGCTAATTTCGAATTTGCAGTCCAGCAGAATTTGGTTTAGGTACATCATCACAAGAAGCATCTGAGATCTCCAATTCAGCATTGATCTCTGAGTTTGTCTTCTCTTGTGGTATTGAGCAGTCACCAAATGCCTTGTCTGTATTGTCCTTACAAGTCCTTAAAATAGAgcagaataaaaatatattaaaggcATGCTTGGGAGATGTAAAAGACACTAATCAGAACCAAATACACATCAAAGAATGCAAAGAGTTCACAACAAAAGTAAGCTTCTAAGCTAtcactttttatttatattgcagTAAGCAAATAAACCATGGACTAAGTCATGAATTTGCAATGTACTCAGAGAACCATGTTCTTGTCCATGTAAAGTGAAATCATGTATAAAAAAAATGACTAGAGAGCACTCATGGAGATCACATGCTTGTCCCCTAGACATCAATCCGTAAGTTACTAAAACACATGCAGTGAACATTAAAGCTTGTAATTAATCCTTGTGACAATCTAAATAGCTGGCAACTTATCCATCACATAGACATTTCATGCAAAAGCTTTTCTAAACGAGTTTAGAGAGGATAAAACATTATGttttatataaatacatatatgaaaATGATGTCTGAAATCTTTTATCATCTACGGTTGGTTTCCTCAATAATATCTGCAAATGCAGTTGGTATGCAACGCCACTTATGATAGTCATCACAAAGAACCCATGCTCACCTTTGTGGTAAAGATTGACCTTCCAAATCCACAAATACCTTAGGTTCCAGCGCATTACCTACAGGTACCATAACGAGCTTGAAAAAACTGTTTTGTCCAGCAATTACTGCATGTGTAGAGGCTAAGATCATAAGGGAGTTGCATGTGATACAATATCAAACAAATATTCACGTACTTGAGGctaagaaaaagaatcacttgaattttataatatttttgttcacTTGATTCAGTTAATGCTGACTTACAAGACCTCCCTGGAGAACCTCCACATGCTTCCTGACCAGAATGAAGCCACTTGTGTTTTTCCTTCTTTCTGCACTATTCTGACTTTTGTGTGGTGTGGTTCTTTTGACCACAAGATTTCAGTCTCTGGTGTCTGGCAGAACCAGTTGGACTCGATTTATCTTTACCCACCATACCAACCCTTGTTTTGAAATTTATAGAAAGTTTATGCCCTTTAGTTTTATCAGTCGTCAATGATCCACACTCTTCTGGTTGTATATTGTCAATATCCTGCTCGGTCAATGCCCAGGTTTCCAGACCAAGATCTGCTTTCCCAGAATTTTCACTGGAGTCCAACTCTGCCATTCCAAATATGGTAGACTTGCCAGGAAAGGCCTTACTTTTATATCCTTTTCTGCTGGACTTTCTCTGGGAGTCTGAACACAAGACTCTTTTCCTAAAAGCCATTAGGTCTCTGCCTAACACACTTCAAAGGCTCCATAGTTGCGTTCTGAATCTCCGAATCATGCAACTTATCCTTCACTTCATGTTCTGATGAGGCATATGATTTTTGGCTGGCCTTACAATTTTTCCTAGCTTTCCTAGTGTTCTTGTTATCAGTTTGCAGCTGCAGTAAATTTAGGATGAAGCAGATTCAGGACTTATAATAGCTTCAGAGTCATGTGAAAATTTAGCATGCATGTCACCTAAAACAGTCATTTCAGGAACAGTTGTACTCTGAGTCAATCTAGAATACTGGATTGTCAAACTGCCAGCCTCAACAGGACTGACAACAACATCAACAACTGGATTATATACATCAGAATCGGGTGATGATTCTGGATCAAGCGAACGCCTGTCAGTGACTGTTTTCACAAAGGTTTTAGAACCGACACAAGATGAGACCCCAGGGTACTCGTCCAGCATGTTCTCAGAAGATGCATCTTGTGTTATTGATAGTTAAGGTATGCCTCTTCGGGCTTCTATTCTATACACGATATGAGAGATCAATCTTACTTGACTTTGGTTTCAACCTGACACTACTCTACTACTTACAATACCTTCACTACTACCTATAAGGATAGAACTACTAGCTACAGGAATCAATACAAGAAAATAAATACTGGAACTCGAAACTTGGAGAAATAAGGCCACTCGGAAGAATAAAATCAGATAAAGAAGAAAGACTTACCGCCACTCCCGGTCTAAGTATGCTGCTCATAACTTCCATTTTGATACTTATAAATTAAATCCCTATGTGTTAGTTAAGCCAACAACTCATGTAGAACAGTCTCACTACCTAAAATAGAACTAAGCCTTACTTTACTGTCTCTAAAACTATGTACGCTAACCACTAGAAAGAATGCAATGACAACTGGAATGGATAGAATTGAACCAGTACTAGTTAAGATCGAATCACTGTTGACAAGAACGGAACTGACAAAAGAAAGACTAAAAGTACCAATCCACAGAGTAGAATTAGGGTAGCGAGGCTTGACTACTATTTAGAAGAATGAGTTGATGCATCAGTGAACTCAACTAGAAACTATAGTACAATAACTTTCCGCATCCTCATCACCTTGCTGTCCATCCCGTTGAAGAGACTTCTCACTGGAAGTGGGCACACATGTCAATGGTTTGCAATCAATTTCACCAGACTTACTCAGCAGGGCAACTCAAATTGGCCAGGGCATCATTACCAAGTTCTATAGAATGATGTGAATCAACCACATTAGTAAACTTTGGATGCAGACATTTGATTCTTTAGGTGCATGGAATGAGATGAGAAAGAACATTGAGTATCTGGTGATCTCGTATTCCTGTCTCCATGAACCATTTGTGTTTGCCTTCTAGCTCTACAACACTGACTCATCTTCAAAATTTTCTGAATCTGAGCACGATGAAAATCGGATGCTGCAGGCTCATTATTTTCCTTGAAATGCATTACTAAGCTGCCAGTTTCCCCCAAGCAGATTCCCATGTCATTCTGTCAAAGCAGCTTCTTTTCCTTCTGACTTTATTCATCTTATCAGTAATGTTTGAAAATGAAGTCATGACATCAGCTGCCTTATTATATTTACTCACACTATTCCTTTTTCTGGCTAAGCAATTAGGCCTCGTATCAATTTGATTATTCCTTGAGGCAGCAGCACGCTTTGGATTGGTTCGTCTTAAGACAATCAAAGGAACAGAACTTGAATCGGCAATTCCTCCATCACTCACCTGAGCACAAGAATCCTTTACATTGCTACAGCAAGTAGACACTGCACTAACAATATTTGTGAATTTTCTCTCGCAATCTGTTGTCAGCAAGGGGTCAGAAGCATGATCCACTGCAGCTCTAAATAAGGCAGATGATTGCAGATAGGAAGATCCTTCCACTGAGAAGCATGACATGACTTCCTTGAGTGAACCTCCACTTAGCCCTCTTGGTATGCATGATATCTGGGAACCATCTCTAACAACAGCCTGTTCACATGAGGGTTAATTTTTCTCTGAATGATCACAAACACCACCTTTCCGACATCTCATACAACTTGGAGTTAGCCGCTTACCATTTTCTGAATCAAATGGCTTATGTTTTTCACGATTGTCATTGTTTAAGCAAAGGATTGTATCTTTGCAAGCACTACTATCCATTTTCTCTAAATTTGAGAGGAGTGcattatcaaaattttcttccacCAATGTTCTTTCACAACACATAGAAGAACCCAAGGACTTTTCAGGAAGAGAAGAGTATGACACATCCACTTCTTTGGTGGTTTGCTCATCAGTACTTATCAAGAGACAATTGGCAGTcaattcagaagaaacaagagggACACTCTCACATCTGTTGCAAACCTTATATTCATAAAAATGTCAATTAGCATCTCCAACTTCTATTACAGTATGAATCCACAACTTGTTGACAACAGTGATGGGATGTAATTTCATCTGCTCTTCTTCATCAGCCATCTTGCAACACAGGATAAAATGTTTGTCTTCTAAGCCAAAATGCCTACTTTTTTCGATGGTCCCAACAGAGCCCTTGCACATTTCCTCAGCCTCCTCCCTCTAGTAAAAGAAGTACCATTCCCATCAAGATGTAAACAAGTTTTTTCCAAAAATTGTCTAGCCCCTAACCCAGCATCCTCAACCCCCTTCGTCTCCCGGTTATTAGAAGTATCACATCATTATGAGAACAAGTTGCCTCCAAAAATTCTCTAGCACAGGTCCCTGCATCCTCAAACGCAGTCACTTCATCTTCAGCCATATCTGGTGTCTTAAAAAATGGTTCTTTCTGTAGGACAACGTGTCCAATCTCTTCCTGAGCAAGCACAAACTTGTCACAGCCTTTATCAACTGCCTTCATATTCGAAAGCTTTATTTCCAGAGTCAGCAAAAGTACCAATGTGGTAACACGATTTACAGAGAGGCAAGGCCACCTGCTCAATTATCCCAAAACCCACGCAAGTAACACTGGAATCTTCAGCTCCAACTGCCTTTGAGTTCTCAGTACAGATTCTTTGTTCCGGGGCAACATGATTACTCTCTCTCTCAGCATCAACAAAGTCCCCATTTTCTTCCTCCATTTCCTTTGTCTCCTTCACCAATACTTCATGCTAACTATCAACGTCCAAAAAAGAGTTGCTGTCATCGCAAGGACAAGAGACCCTACTAACATTTTCTAATCCCTGATCACCTGCATCAGCATCACCATCTACTAACATGCTGCCCTCGACACTGGAATTTTCTGCTGCAATTTCCTAtgaattctcaactgagactctTGGTTCTAAGACAAGATCATGACTATCTTTGGCAGCTACAACGACCCCTCGAGAGACTTTCCCCACTTCCCTAATCCCAACCAATACTTCATGCTCGTTTCCAACATCCAAAAAAGAGCTACTATCACATCACAGGAACAAGAACCTCCGCTCACCATTTCCAAAGTCTTACTGCCTGCACCGGCATTGCCATCTATAAACACGCATCCTCACCATCAACAATTACATATCGACTCACCTCAAGAATTCCTTCATCAATTCCTCCAGGTAGTCCATGCATGTCATCTGGATCGCCGTAGCACCCCCTCATCCCCACACCATACCCAGATAACTTGACAGGTACTCCAGCACCCTGAAACAgggaagaaaaaaaatagaaagaaaacggCCAATGCATCATCTCACAAAACCAAATCTTTTTCCGCAAATTCATACAAAAATAAACGAATCCAACAAAACCCCCACGAAAACGTAAACCAAAACAACCGCCCAAAAAATCCAAGAAAATTAAAAACCCTAATCGTAGCAACAGCAGCAAACAACCCGACAGGCTTCAGAAAGCAATCCAATCATCATCGTTAAAAGaccaaaaaaacaagaaaaaaacaaaattaaCGCAAGAAAGGAAAATGGCGGCGGAGCGCCGCCGCTTCGACGCCCGAAGCGGACGAGAGAAGGAGTAGATTGAGCTCACGATCTCTTCTTCGTCGGCGTTGAAGAGacatcttcttctctctttcggtTGGTGaataaaagcacgaaaaacaggtGGGAACACGATACCTCCTCCAGTTGCCCAGAGTCTTACCTGCTCGAGCAAAAACAGGGGCCCCACTGCGGATCCCACCGGGGCTTAGCGTTTTCCGCCAATGATTCGTCCCCACGTTAGGCGTGTAATCACTATATTCGTTCTCTCGGTCTTTTTGGAACGGAAAGGGGGTAaaagttatttaatattttttaataaaatttaaaaagatgACGTGGCGTTGGATGAGTAACGATGACATTAAATTACGTGCCTAAATTATATGGGGACAAATCGACACGTTTATAATAATCACTATTGGACGTGAAGGAGCCGATCAAACCCAAATGGGACAGCCATCCGATCAATATTTTGGTCATTGGGTCGAATGGTGAGattgtaattttatttttctaattaacataatttaattatataaagagaaaatttgattttttagtatttttaaataaatatcatgattttattttatttttctccaaCAATATCTCTAATTTGAAAAATACTCGAATCCTTCTTCAAAAAAATTTTCACCTGTTATAATATTTTAGCtactaaaacaaaaaaaaacctaaaaatattataaatgaaccaaaccaaatcaaaatatatttgataTAAATAAACTCATAACCtcaatcaaattaattataaGCTTAAAAATAAGATATTGTAATCATCTATATAAGCAATGACGATCGAAAAGACACAATATGATATcacatattatgttttttaataatatttaaagtaTTTTTAATAGTATTTTCAGTACCTCAATGAAACATCATAAACGTAATCAACCCAATGATAATACTGTAACAATTTAACACTGGTGAAAAAAAAACAGATGAAAAAATTTGATAGAAAATttctaagagatattttaggtattttttaaattaaagatactatttgaaaaataaaataaaagaatgatACCTTttaaaaaatactcaaaatatgagtattttttaaaaaatacttaaaaaggaacaaatatatttatcatattataaaaaacatatcaaaataatcaaatATGACGATACGGATGAGAGCGAGGATATACTGATGAGAATGTAATAAGTGTAataagtttttctttctttttttgaattGAGGGTTTATTTTTTTCGACAAAAAAAATGGCATATACAAACCAAAAATCTTAcctgattttatatcaattttgaacTTAAATATATGTTTATCAGAATTAAGTAATGCAATATTCCTGGAAACAACAACCGGGACAAAGTTGTTCCATCAACATGGAATTAAATTGGAGTACAACAAACCAACAAAAACAGTTGTGGCTATTTATAAGTACTTTCTATCTCCATGATTCATTTTTTCAAGAACCAAATAATTTGTCAGGCTGTTGTTTCAGAGACTAGATATATAAATTAAGATTACAGGTCTTGGGGTGCAGTGGATATTGGAAAAAGCTGCATCAACTTATGCTTGTTCACTGTCATACTCATCCAAGGATTCTCTGGAGTGTCTTATACTGATAGGAGCTAGTAATCATTGAATTCACATCTTCAATTGATGCTGGGTATAGCAAGGCAACCCATCTCAAGTACTCTGGGAAGAATCTGAAAAGTAGCCGATGAACAGTTAACAGACATACCATGAGGCAGTAAAGTTTTAAGCAGAATCACAAGAAACCAACCTCCCCACATCTCGCGTTGATTTTTAAGGACACAAACTCATCACACCTTGTCTTGCCTATGTTGATAACTGCAACAGCAGCATTTGCTTCATAAGCAGCTCTGTTAAGTAAAAGAAAGCAAACCAATCAAATTAGAATCTTCAGCAATGATAGAGAGGGCAAAAAATGAAAGATAAACTCCTTTGCAAGAGAGTAGCTTTCAAGTTTCAGTTTCAAACTTATGTCTACATTCACCAATTCAACAATCTGCAAATTTCCCGAGTATGAAACTTTGAATTTCCTCTGATGAGTAGCAAAGAaaatgcctttgtgattgtggcaCATTCACATTGCCATCACAATAATAAGAACAAGATTTAGTACTTGATACACTGGAGTTTAGTGAATTCCATGTTACATGCAGTTTAAGGAAGAGTCTAGCTCAAGACACTGGAGTTGATGCTTAATAAATGCTTCTTTCTAGCTGTAATGTTTTATGTGATCAAATTACACTCTACATTCTACATGATGAGAAAAGCAACTTGTGCTCCAGAAAAGACATGATTCAACAGAATCTAATCGAACGGAGGGAGGTGCTATTCATCAGCTACCCAAAGCTTC is from Musa acuminata AAA Group cultivar baxijiao chromosome BXJ1-6, Cavendish_Baxijiao_AAA, whole genome shotgun sequence and encodes:
- the LOC135676849 gene encoding protein kinase STUNTED-like; its protein translation is MQERGGRELQEKKKENEDEGGGKTVLVGIKMDADSRELLTWSLVKIADAGDRVFALHVLPSTPSDSSDASLGCSSLLSIVKAFEAMLAVYEGFCNLKQVDLKMKIARGSSIRKVLVSEAIAYGASNLVVGVAKNSHGIGYSSTSIAKYCARNLPRACSVFAVSNGKTLFKREALPASQSSAQNRAKNAAAVVSAGQQALTRSYTKLLNRRPVKSAVAKGQRPGTTAKTSSSSPRCLSNLKRSKSDCDNHIRKDRGSLQRNQSVASVPAKKPEAPASRICLLSADSSEARPGWPLLRKAMLSNRRTASADGSSVVQWAMRLPSRFSATCAVHPDHRPVNSDARAYHRRDAESGAVVPAEDTSSPLLHKEEHKIPKELEHLREKYSSICRLFSYKELGRMTSDFSPEQLIGKGGSSRVYKGCLPDGKELAVKILKHSEDVMNEFISEIEIITALHHKNIISLFGFCFENKDLVLVYDFLSRGSLEDNLHGESSNKHTLSWAERFKVAAGTAEALDYLHGGAGNMQPVIHRDVKSSNILLSEDFEPQLADFGLAKWASASASQLICNDVAGTFGYLAPEYFMYGKVNEKIDVYAFGVVLLELISGRKPVTTGCSKGPESLVMRATRILQAGEVKELVDPCLGTCYDKAELERMMLAASLCIKRAPRSRPQIALVSKLLQGDNDDVLRWARSQVSTSEELEGLDDEAAVFQSNSNIQSHINLALQDIDDESMSISSTERLNMSWEEYLQGRWSRSSSFD
- the LOC135676850 gene encoding uncharacterized protein LOC135676850 encodes the protein MRGCYGDPDDMHGLPGGIDEGILEVMRWNLRYLWIWKVNLYHKGLVRTIQTRHLVTAQYHKRRQTQRSMLNWRSQMLLVMMYLNQILLDCKFEISCCTASPLDTYRVQLVS